One part of the Arachidicoccus terrestris genome encodes these proteins:
- a CDS encoding efflux RND transporter periplasmic adaptor subunit, whose translation MKNKWIQQLGLGASPRSLSFALYFSAMFLMAGIILTGCGGDSKGKEAKVLQEKKAELTKLQGQQDALTAQIDKLQKEIKAIDPNAVEAKRKLVALDTIAISTFDHYIDLQGKIDAQNVAYVAPKGQGGVVKAIYVKQGDHVSKGQLLLKLDDASQRQSVIAAQQQVAGIAAQMEQAKTVFERQQNLWKENIGTELQVLNAKTSLESLQSQYKAAKANEEIAEEQVNNTAVRAGISGVVNTLTVKVGEFFTAGNQVQIVNNDDLKVTVNVPENYSGKIKMGSVMHVTLPDVGGKDLLTKVNVVGRLIDPVSRTFYIEGKVPEDPVLRPNQVAMARIKDYSDPKAITIPTNTIQNDEKGKFIMVATGQGNKLAAKKRYVTVGQMYHDQLEVKSGLKPGDVIISEGFQNLYDGQPIMVGL comes from the coding sequence ATGAAAAATAAGTGGATACAACAACTTGGATTGGGTGCTAGCCCTCGCTCTCTTTCTTTCGCGCTCTACTTTTCTGCCATGTTCTTAATGGCCGGCATTATACTTACCGGCTGCGGTGGTGACAGCAAGGGGAAGGAAGCTAAAGTCCTGCAGGAGAAGAAAGCAGAACTCACAAAATTGCAAGGACAGCAAGATGCGCTGACAGCTCAGATTGATAAACTGCAAAAAGAAATTAAGGCGATCGATCCGAATGCTGTTGAGGCAAAACGTAAACTGGTCGCCCTTGACACAATTGCTATCAGTACCTTTGATCATTATATTGATCTTCAGGGTAAAATTGATGCCCAAAATGTTGCTTATGTAGCCCCTAAAGGCCAGGGAGGTGTGGTTAAAGCGATCTATGTGAAACAAGGTGATCATGTTTCAAAAGGACAGTTGCTGTTAAAACTGGATGATGCATCACAACGGCAATCTGTGATAGCCGCTCAGCAACAGGTGGCTGGTATCGCTGCTCAGATGGAGCAGGCAAAGACAGTCTTCGAAAGGCAGCAAAATCTCTGGAAAGAAAATATTGGTACAGAGTTGCAGGTGCTGAATGCCAAGACTTCTTTGGAAAGCTTGCAGAGTCAATACAAGGCTGCTAAAGCCAACGAAGAAATTGCTGAAGAACAAGTCAATAATACAGCCGTTCGCGCAGGAATCAGTGGGGTGGTTAATACATTGACAGTAAAAGTCGGCGAATTTTTTACAGCTGGCAATCAGGTCCAGATCGTCAATAATGATGACCTGAAAGTGACGGTCAATGTACCGGAAAATTATTCGGGCAAAATAAAAATGGGAAGTGTCATGCATGTAACATTGCCGGATGTCGGCGGGAAAGATCTGTTGACTAAAGTAAATGTTGTTGGCAGATTAATCGATCCGGTTAGCCGTACTTTCTATATTGAAGGTAAAGTACCTGAAGATCCTGTATTACGACCCAATCAGGTGGCTATGGCCAGGATTAAAGACTATTCAGATCCGAAAGCCATTACCATCCCTACCAATACCATTCAAAACGATGAAAAAGGTAAATTTATAATGGTCGCGACGGGTCAGGGAAATAAATTGGCTGCCAAAAAGAGGTATGTCACTGTTGGACAAATGTATCATGATCAGCTGGAAGTCAAATCAGGCCTGAAACCTGGAGATGTGATTATCAGCGAAGGTTTCCAGAACCTGTATGACGGACAACCCATCATGGTTGGACTATAA
- a CDS encoding efflux RND transporter permease subunit — MPSLEKLTGNFKQFKPTSWSIKNKTSIYLLMLFVSIWGIVQFVTLPKEQFPDIVIPTIYVQTIYVGNSPKDIENLVTQPIEKQIKGITGAKINKVTSTSVQDYSAIVVEFGTDVKTDVALQKVKDAVDKAKQDLPTDLTEEPTTMEVSFSDQPIMYVNVSGNYDMMRLKEYADELQDRLEELPEINRVDMVGAPEREFQINVNNLKMQAAGVTFSNIATAVQGENLDISGGLLRVGNMKRTLQVKGQIKTAEDLSHIVLRNSKGAPIYLKDIADIKDTVKEHESYARLDGKNVITLNIIKRSGENLIETSDHVKEITDQVSQEIFPRDLDVRITGDQSNTTRTSFTDLVNSIVIGFVLVLIILMFFMGVTNAFFVALSVPLSMFVAFVFLPGANLIVGSAVTLNFIVLFALLFGLGIIVDDAIVVIENTHRIFSENKGKVSAVKAAKMAAGEVFIPVLAGTLTTLAPFFPLLFWPGIIGKFMIYLPTMLIFTLAASLVVAFIMNPVFAVDFMNHPETENKPPKSAIFKQPVFWVALGVGIILDVVGQPFIGNLIIFIVLLTILNKYVLDDLIHSFQHKVLPGIMHSYEKLLRWALKGWRPVWLLVGTFVLMIVSFLFFGARNVPVVFFPDSQPNQIYVYLKMPVGTDVDYTDSVTKTLEKKVYHVLGMENGKTNPVVESVITNIAIGAADPTSGDRSTRPELGRIQVSFVEFGKRNGVSTAPYLDSIRAVAKGIPGAEITVNKEQNGPPTEPPINIEVASENFDDLISTAVALKNYLDSIQTPGVEELKMDVDLTNPEISFTVDRERAMREGVSTAQVGQAIRTALFGLEVSKIKDGEDEYKIQLRNEETQRNNLSDLLNMNISFMDMASGQFKSIPISSLVKVDYTNTLGSVKRKNQKRVITLTSNVLTTQGYTPTAVNQELAKHIQQFKHKPDGVTIRQTGEGEQQAETGAFLGSALLVALMIIIFLLVLQFNSVSKSVIILTEILFSVIGVILGYAITGMEVSVVMTGIGIVGLAGIVVKNGILVIEFADELRGRGLKTHEAVVQAGKTRIIPVMLTALAAILALIPLAVGFNINFVTLFSELNPHIFFGGDNASFWKPLSWTIIFGLAFAFFMTLFILPGMYLIAERLKRPMRRHFGGTWVSFMGIPPLTVLFLPMIFYTMFKHRREVRRRKARMTGKKTVNEAFTGSWF; from the coding sequence ATGCCATCGTTAGAGAAATTAACAGGAAACTTCAAGCAGTTTAAGCCGACCAGCTGGAGTATCAAAAATAAGACATCGATCTACCTTCTGATGCTCTTTGTATCCATTTGGGGGATCGTACAGTTTGTTACATTACCCAAGGAGCAATTCCCTGATATTGTCATTCCTACCATCTATGTACAGACGATCTATGTAGGGAATTCTCCTAAAGATATTGAGAATCTGGTCACCCAGCCGATCGAAAAGCAGATTAAGGGAATCACCGGAGCGAAGATCAATAAGGTAACCAGTACGTCCGTTCAGGACTATTCAGCAATAGTAGTAGAGTTTGGCACGGATGTCAAAACCGATGTTGCTTTACAAAAAGTGAAAGACGCGGTGGACAAGGCGAAACAAGATTTGCCCACTGATCTGACGGAGGAGCCTACGACAATGGAGGTTAGTTTCTCTGACCAGCCTATCATGTATGTGAATGTAAGTGGCAATTATGACATGATGAGGCTAAAAGAATATGCTGATGAATTGCAGGATCGCCTGGAAGAGCTACCAGAAATTAATCGGGTGGATATGGTAGGCGCACCGGAAAGGGAGTTTCAGATCAACGTTAATAATCTGAAAATGCAGGCTGCAGGTGTTACCTTTAGTAATATTGCTACTGCGGTTCAGGGAGAAAACTTAGATATATCCGGTGGCTTGCTCAGAGTAGGCAATATGAAAAGAACTTTACAGGTTAAAGGACAGATCAAGACCGCCGAAGACCTGAGCCATATTGTGCTGCGTAATTCCAAAGGAGCGCCGATTTACCTGAAAGATATTGCTGATATCAAAGACACCGTTAAAGAGCACGAGAGTTATGCACGTCTGGATGGTAAAAATGTTATTACTTTAAATATCATTAAAAGATCCGGTGAGAATCTGATCGAGACTTCTGATCATGTAAAAGAAATTACCGATCAGGTAAGTCAGGAGATTTTCCCACGAGACCTGGATGTGCGCATTACCGGGGATCAAAGTAATACGACAAGAACTTCTTTTACTGACCTGGTAAATTCAATTGTGATTGGTTTTGTGCTGGTATTGATTATTTTGATGTTCTTTATGGGGGTAACCAATGCCTTCTTTGTTGCCTTATCAGTACCGCTCAGCATGTTTGTGGCCTTTGTGTTTCTGCCCGGAGCTAACCTGATTGTCGGTTCTGCGGTGACGCTCAACTTTATTGTACTTTTTGCCTTGCTGTTCGGTCTGGGCATTATTGTGGATGATGCTATTGTGGTCATTGAAAATACCCATAGGATCTTTTCTGAAAATAAGGGTAAAGTGTCAGCTGTGAAAGCGGCAAAGATGGCGGCCGGGGAAGTATTTATCCCTGTATTGGCAGGCACACTGACGACACTTGCACCATTCTTTCCGCTATTATTCTGGCCCGGGATTATCGGCAAGTTTATGATTTATCTACCCACCATGCTAATCTTCACATTAGCGGCTTCCCTGGTGGTAGCCTTTATCATGAATCCAGTGTTTGCGGTTGATTTTATGAATCATCCGGAAACTGAAAACAAGCCCCCTAAATCCGCTATCTTCAAGCAGCCGGTTTTTTGGGTTGCCCTGGGCGTAGGTATTATTTTAGATGTGGTGGGACAGCCTTTTATAGGCAATCTTATCATCTTTATTGTGTTGCTTACCATACTGAATAAGTATGTCTTGGATGATTTGATTCATTCGTTCCAGCATAAAGTGCTTCCCGGAATTATGCACAGTTATGAAAAGTTGCTCCGTTGGGCATTGAAAGGTTGGCGCCCGGTCTGGCTGCTGGTCGGTACATTTGTTCTGATGATTGTTTCCTTTCTCTTTTTTGGCGCGCGTAATGTACCGGTAGTCTTTTTTCCCGATAGTCAGCCTAACCAGATCTATGTCTATCTGAAAATGCCGGTGGGTACCGATGTCGATTATACCGATTCTGTAACCAAAACCCTGGAGAAAAAAGTCTATCATGTATTGGGTATGGAAAACGGCAAGACCAATCCGGTCGTAGAAAGTGTCATCACCAATATTGCCATCGGCGCAGCGGATCCCACCAGCGGGGACAGAAGCACCCGTCCGGAACTCGGGAGGATTCAAGTATCTTTTGTTGAATTTGGCAAACGTAATGGCGTATCTACCGCTCCTTATCTGGATTCGATCCGGGCGGTTGCAAAAGGAATTCCCGGTGCAGAAATTACCGTCAATAAAGAACAGAATGGCCCGCCGACAGAACCTCCCATTAATATCGAAGTAGCCAGTGAAAACTTTGACGATCTGATCAGTACGGCTGTGGCCCTGAAAAATTATCTGGATTCTATTCAGACACCCGGTGTTGAAGAATTGAAAATGGATGTCGATTTGACTAATCCTGAAATCAGTTTTACGGTAGACAGAGAAAGAGCCATGAGGGAGGGGGTGTCTACGGCACAGGTTGGTCAGGCTATAAGGACGGCATTGTTCGGTCTGGAAGTTTCCAAAATCAAAGACGGAGAAGATGAATATAAAATACAACTCCGCAATGAAGAGACGCAGCGTAATAACCTGAGTGACCTGCTCAATATGAATATCAGCTTTATGGACATGGCATCGGGTCAATTTAAGTCAATACCGATCAGCTCTCTGGTTAAAGTAGATTATACCAATACATTGGGGAGTGTAAAAAGAAAGAACCAGAAAAGAGTGATTACACTAACATCCAATGTGCTCACAACCCAGGGGTATACACCGACTGCTGTCAATCAGGAACTCGCGAAACATATTCAACAGTTCAAGCATAAACCCGATGGCGTCACCATTCGCCAGACAGGTGAGGGAGAGCAGCAGGCAGAAACAGGCGCTTTTTTAGGAAGTGCACTGCTAGTCGCCCTGATGATTATTATTTTCCTTTTGGTGTTGCAGTTTAATTCTGTGAGCAAATCGGTTATTATTCTGACAGAGATACTCTTTAGTGTAATTGGCGTTATATTAGGCTATGCGATAACAGGTATGGAAGTCTCCGTGGTGATGACGGGGATCGGTATCGTCGGCCTTGCAGGTATTGTCGTGAAAAACGGCATCCTGGTCATTGAGTTCGCAGATGAACTCAGAGGTAGAGGACTTAAGACCCATGAGGCGGTTGTACAGGCGGGTAAAACCCGTATTATCCCGGTGATGCTCACCGCGCTGGCGGCGATCCTGGCACTGATCCCGCTGGCAGTAGGATTTAATATTAATTTTGTGACCCTGTTCTCCGAACTTAATCCGCATATCTTTTTTGGGGGTGATAATGCATCGTTCTGGAAGCCGCTGTCCTGGACAATAATATTTGGTCTGGCCTTTGCATTTTTTATGACCCTCTTTATTCTTCCAGGTATGTATCTGATCGCAGAGAGATTGAAAAGACCTATGCGCAGACATTTTGGAGGAACATGGGTGTCTTTTATGGGGATTCCGCCACTTACAGTTTTGTTCCTGCCCATGATATTCTACACTATGTTTAAACATAGAAGAGAAGTGCGTAGAAGAAAGGCCAGAATGACTGGTAAGAAGACCGTCAATGAAGCATTCACCGGCAGCTGGTTCTAA
- a CDS encoding sigma-70 family RNA polymerase sigma factor, protein MRQLKIATQITNRDSQAVEKYLQEISKISMITPEEETTLAQRIKMGDQWALDKLVQSNLRFVVSVAKQYQHQGLSLSDLINEGNLGLIKAAQRFDETKGFKFISYAVWWIRQSILQALAEQGRLVRLPQNKIGTYNKANKAYMAFEQEHEREPSTEELASILEMSETEINNIFQSNTRHTSLDAPVHEAEDVAMGDLLEGADDTDDDVMKDSLREEIRRVLKSLSPREAEIVNAYFGLEGENGITIEQIGQKYDLTKERIRQIKERAIKRLQKARYSGALKSYLG, encoded by the coding sequence ATGAGGCAGCTTAAAATTGCCACACAGATCACTAACCGTGATTCGCAGGCCGTGGAAAAATACCTTCAGGAAATCTCCAAGATTTCGATGATTACACCTGAGGAAGAAACCACTTTGGCTCAACGAATCAAGATGGGTGATCAATGGGCTTTAGACAAATTGGTTCAATCCAATTTGCGCTTTGTGGTATCTGTCGCTAAGCAGTACCAACATCAGGGCTTATCACTTAGCGATCTTATCAACGAGGGTAACCTCGGCTTAATTAAAGCGGCACAACGCTTTGACGAAACCAAAGGTTTCAAATTCATCTCTTACGCGGTATGGTGGATTCGCCAGTCCATCTTACAGGCGTTGGCAGAGCAGGGTAGACTAGTCCGCCTGCCTCAAAACAAAATTGGCACGTATAACAAGGCTAACAAAGCCTACATGGCATTCGAACAGGAACATGAGCGGGAGCCAAGTACGGAAGAATTAGCCAGTATCCTGGAAATGAGCGAGACAGAAATCAACAACATTTTCCAAAGTAACACCAGACATACATCTCTGGATGCACCAGTGCACGAGGCAGAGGATGTGGCCATGGGGGATCTGCTGGAAGGTGCTGATGACACAGATGATGATGTCATGAAAGATTCTCTGAGAGAAGAAATCCGCAGGGTACTCAAATCACTCAGTCCCAGGGAAGCAGAGATCGTCAATGCTTACTTTGGTCTGGAAGGAGAAAATGGCATTACCATTGAACAGATCGGTCAAAAATACGATCTGACCAAAGAACGCATCCGCCAGATCAAGGAAAGAGCGATTAAACGCTTACAGAAAGCCCGCTATAGCGGTGCCTTAAAGTCCTATTTAGGATAA
- a CDS encoding YceI family protein — MRLLSHSVTLLLSTGFIVLSSCGNTQGNEQAKTSAAQAISQRTDQGHMLNVDTSASKVLWTGSKLVGSAHSGFAPIAEGQVSVTGDQVSGGKIVIDLKGLQPTDQDAESNGKLKAHLSSSDFFSVDSFPTATFEITKIEKGAEQSVNATPDSGKDAKAAGIKSNTTVTGNMTIKGIAKSITFPAEIHADSSSVSFTAAFAIDRTNWGITYGSENSIRDKIISKNIDFQINIEAGK, encoded by the coding sequence ATGAGATTATTATCCCATTCAGTAACGCTGCTGCTCAGTACAGGGTTTATCGTATTGTCTTCCTGCGGCAACACCCAGGGCAATGAACAAGCAAAAACCTCGGCAGCGCAAGCGATTTCTCAGCGTACAGACCAGGGCCATATGCTGAACGTCGACACCAGTGCGAGTAAAGTATTATGGACCGGTTCCAAATTGGTCGGAAGCGCACATTCTGGTTTTGCCCCCATTGCGGAAGGTCAGGTCAGTGTAACAGGTGATCAGGTCAGTGGCGGCAAAATAGTGATCGATTTGAAAGGCCTTCAGCCTACTGATCAGGACGCCGAGAGCAACGGAAAACTAAAAGCGCATTTGTCATCTTCGGATTTTTTCTCCGTTGACTCGTTCCCTACAGCCACTTTTGAAATCACTAAAATAGAAAAGGGAGCTGAGCAATCTGTCAATGCGACCCCAGACAGCGGCAAGGACGCTAAAGCAGCAGGTATAAAGTCCAATACCACTGTTACGGGTAATATGACGATCAAGGGTATTGCTAAATCAATTACCTTCCCGGCAGAGATCCACGCGGACTCCAGTTCTGTAAGCTTTACGGCAGCTTTTGCTATCGACAGAACAAATTGGGGAATAACATATGGGTCAGAAAATTCAATCAGAGACAAAATTATTAGCAAAAACATTGATTTTCAGATCAATATTGAAGCAGGAAAATAA
- a CDS encoding S9 family peptidase has protein sequence MKKLLFTLAAFTMLQATAQKSPLTPEGLLSLGRVSAQGISKDGKSLIYKVSTPDIQENKIAAVFYAVPLTGGVATKLSKEEKDAQLANDRISPDGKYLLSAEAVKLEKVLGRDRYPELTKTSAQVYTSLNYRHWDKWFEGSFDHVFYAPYADGKAAEQKKDIMPDEPYFCPQQPFGGPEDYIWSPDSKKIIYVCKKAYGTAYAESTNTDIYAYDIASGRTQNLTEENLGYDLSPAFNKKGKMAWLQMKTAGYEADKTDLVVRTAESTVNLTGFNDQINVASFKWGDDDRTLFFVAPIDGTMQVFSVQDIGLTKMLPQIRQISKGDFDVKSIVAQVGDHLIVEKEDISRAAEVYSLNIKTGTLKQLTHVNDEAYKALAPVTTERKWITTKDGHNMMEWIVYPPNFDKRKKYPTLLYCQGGPQSATTQFFSYRWNFQLMASQGYIIVVPCRRGMPGYGTEWNAAVSKNWGGQVIQDYLDAIDDISKESYVDTARRGCVGASFGGYSVFELAGKHEGRFKSFIAHDGVFDFVAMTGTTDELWFEKWEKGGYYWEKDNKAAQNSYAASPVNFVANWDTPIMIVQGGIDYRVPIEQGQGAFQAAQLRGIKSKFLYFPNENHWVLQPQNAMVWQKEFFSWLKETL, from the coding sequence ATGAAAAAATTATTATTCACTTTAGCCGCATTTACAATGTTACAGGCCACTGCACAAAAATCTCCACTGACCCCCGAGGGACTATTATCTCTGGGCAGGGTCAGCGCCCAGGGAATCAGTAAGGACGGGAAGTCCCTTATCTATAAGGTTTCTACGCCCGATATACAGGAGAATAAGATAGCCGCCGTGTTTTATGCTGTTCCGCTGACAGGTGGAGTGGCCACGAAGCTCTCCAAAGAAGAAAAAGACGCTCAACTAGCTAATGACCGTATTTCCCCGGATGGAAAATATCTGTTGAGCGCCGAGGCCGTAAAACTGGAGAAAGTGCTGGGCCGTGACCGTTATCCGGAGTTGACCAAAACGTCCGCTCAGGTTTATACTTCCCTCAACTACCGTCATTGGGATAAATGGTTTGAAGGCAGCTTCGATCATGTCTTTTATGCCCCATATGCAGATGGTAAAGCGGCAGAACAGAAAAAAGATATTATGCCCGATGAGCCTTATTTCTGCCCGCAGCAACCCTTCGGCGGTCCTGAGGATTACATTTGGAGTCCTGATAGTAAAAAAATTATTTATGTATGCAAGAAAGCATATGGTACTGCTTATGCAGAAAGCACCAATACAGACATCTATGCATATGACATTGCGTCGGGTAGAACGCAGAATCTGACTGAAGAAAACCTGGGGTATGACCTCTCTCCTGCTTTTAATAAGAAAGGTAAGATGGCCTGGTTACAGATGAAGACCGCCGGTTATGAAGCTGATAAAACCGATCTGGTGGTGCGCACGGCTGAAAGCACTGTGAATCTGACCGGTTTTAATGACCAGATTAATGTAGCCTCCTTTAAATGGGGTGATGATGATAGAACGCTTTTCTTTGTCGCACCTATTGACGGAACAATGCAGGTGTTTTCAGTTCAGGACATAGGTCTGACAAAAATGTTGCCTCAGATCCGTCAGATCTCTAAAGGCGATTTTGATGTAAAATCTATCGTCGCACAGGTGGGCGATCATCTGATCGTAGAGAAAGAAGACATTTCCAGGGCTGCTGAAGTCTATTCGCTCAATATCAAAACAGGGACACTCAAACAATTAACCCACGTAAATGACGAAGCTTATAAAGCATTGGCCCCGGTGACGACAGAGCGCAAATGGATTACTACTAAAGATGGGCATAATATGATGGAATGGATCGTCTATCCGCCGAACTTTGATAAACGTAAAAAATATCCCACTTTATTATATTGTCAGGGAGGGCCGCAGTCTGCCACTACACAATTCTTTTCTTATCGCTGGAACTTCCAGTTGATGGCTTCTCAGGGCTATATTATTGTTGTGCCGTGCCGCCGCGGCATGCCGGGATATGGTACTGAATGGAACGCTGCTGTCAGCAAGAATTGGGGTGGTCAGGTCATTCAGGATTATCTGGATGCCATCGATGATATTTCTAAAGAATCCTATGTTGATACCGCACGCAGAGGTTGTGTAGGTGCTAGTTTTGGCGGTTACTCCGTATTTGAACTGGCAGGTAAACATGAAGGACGCTTTAAGTCTTTTATTGCTCATGACGGTGTCTTTGACTTTGTGGCCATGACAGGAACAACCGATGAGCTTTGGTTTGAAAAATGGGAGAAAGGTGGATATTACTGGGAAAAAGACAATAAGGCTGCTCAGAACTCCTATGCGGCTTCTCCGGTCAACTTTGTCGCTAACTGGGACACGCCTATTATGATCGTTCAGGGAGGTATTGACTACCGTGTCCCGATCGAACAGGGGCAGGGAGCCTTCCAGGCAGCGCAACTCAGAGGAATAAAAAGCAAGTTTTTATATTTCCCCAATGAAAATCACTGGGTGCTACAGCCGCAAAATGCGATGGTCTGGCAAAAAGAGTTCTTCAGCTGGCTAAAAGAAACGCTATAA
- a CDS encoding rhomboid family intramembrane serine protease, with translation MSFQINASYSEQLHFQGTSSRMLYALLLKGIEAMGWSRGTVTETTITAYAKFSLTSFGEVIHLEINQDIVEVTSTCLMPQLWSIGKNKRNIRRLGRNLNLLMENCANEELQQTYMKASAEFIAGERQGGGSGRFRSVVASASKISGFMSIFNPKPGYFITPILINLNIFYFFLIGLAGAGFAPYNLHGFEYFGANAADLTQTHGQWWRLLSYQFMHEGFIHLIGNMFALLMIGVYLEPLLGRARFLLFYLICGMAGGLLSIYSHPFRGSVGASGSILGMYGVFLALLTTDLIEKHARKAILSTLLFFICLQLLAGLKATIDNSAHIGGLVTGFILGRTAISAIRTENTSRTIKRLAVIILVAALAVTFALKKMPNQPNRFRQHIGQFSRNTAMALRYIKMLGSASDEAIIREIQYQTLGFWKQNADVLDQLDQLSIGKSGHTRVQQMRNFVFMQVKKASFELLWILHNRDIHGYVDSIQDCDYILDNMLEDLSYTPWTFQ, from the coding sequence ATGTCATTTCAAATTAACGCCAGTTATAGCGAGCAACTCCATTTTCAGGGTACCTCATCCAGAATGCTTTATGCATTGCTTTTAAAAGGCATTGAGGCAATGGGCTGGTCAAGGGGAACAGTGACAGAAACCACCATAACCGCGTATGCGAAGTTCTCTCTTACTTCTTTTGGAGAAGTAATTCATCTGGAGATCAATCAAGACATTGTAGAGGTCACAAGCACCTGTCTTATGCCCCAGCTCTGGAGCATCGGCAAAAACAAGCGAAATATCAGGCGCCTGGGCCGTAACCTGAACTTGTTAATGGAAAATTGCGCAAATGAAGAACTGCAACAAACCTATATGAAGGCCAGTGCTGAATTTATCGCAGGTGAGCGGCAGGGCGGTGGATCGGGGCGATTCCGAAGCGTTGTAGCGTCCGCCAGTAAAATATCTGGATTTATGTCGATTTTCAATCCCAAACCGGGATATTTCATTACCCCTATACTGATCAACCTGAATATCTTCTATTTTTTTTTAATAGGTCTGGCAGGCGCCGGATTTGCCCCTTATAACCTCCATGGATTTGAATATTTTGGTGCAAATGCGGCAGATTTAACCCAAACACATGGTCAATGGTGGCGACTGCTTAGCTATCAGTTTATGCATGAAGGATTCATACACCTGATCGGCAATATGTTCGCCTTGCTGATGATTGGCGTATATTTAGAACCATTACTGGGTAGGGCACGTTTTTTACTGTTCTATCTCATCTGCGGGATGGCAGGCGGCCTGCTTAGTATATACAGCCACCCCTTTAGAGGATCAGTAGGAGCATCAGGATCAATATTGGGTATGTACGGTGTGTTCCTGGCACTGCTTACCACTGATCTGATAGAAAAACACGCCCGTAAAGCGATATTATCCACCCTATTATTTTTTATTTGCCTGCAGCTCTTAGCCGGGCTTAAAGCAACCATAGACAACAGCGCCCATATTGGGGGACTGGTTACCGGCTTTATACTGGGCAGAACTGCCATCTCTGCTATTAGAACGGAAAACACCTCACGGACAATAAAGCGACTGGCCGTCATCATCCTTGTTGCAGCACTCGCCGTCACTTTCGCGCTCAAGAAAATGCCCAATCAGCCTAATCGCTTCCGCCAGCATATCGGCCAGTTCAGCCGCAACACAGCAATGGCTTTACGTTATATAAAAATGTTGGGCAGTGCATCAGACGAGGCCATTATACGGGAAATTCAATATCAAACGCTGGGCTTCTGGAAGCAAAATGCAGATGTACTGGATCAATTAGATCAGCTTAGTATTGGAAAAAGTGGACATACAAGAGTGCAACAAATGCGTAATTTCGTCTTTATGCAGGTAAAAAAAGCAAGCTTTGAACTACTTTGGATCTTGCATAACCGGGATATACATGGTTATGTAGACAGCATTCAAGATTGCGACTATATACTTGACAATATGTTAGAGGATCTTTCATATACCCCCTGGACATTTCAATAG
- the pyrH gene encoding UMP kinase, which produces MLPKYKRVLLKLSGESLKAENSTEPFDPKIIEQYANDIKSITDMGVQVAVVIGAGNIYRGMNEAESGIERAHGDYMGMLATVINGMAMQAMLEKIGIFTRLQSALQMDQVAEPYIRRRAIRHLEKNRVVIFGAGTGNPYFTTDTGGSLRAIEIKADVILKGTRVDGIYTADPEKDPSAVKYETIGYKECIDNNLKIMDMTAFTLCMENKLPIIVFDMNKPGNLRAVIEGKNVGTLVTQ; this is translated from the coding sequence ATGCTCCCAAAATATAAGCGTGTCTTACTCAAGCTGTCCGGTGAATCGCTGAAAGCCGAGAATAGTACAGAACCATTTGATCCCAAAATTATTGAACAATACGCCAATGATATTAAAAGTATCACGGATATGGGGGTGCAGGTAGCTGTTGTGATCGGAGCGGGAAATATCTACCGGGGGATGAACGAGGCGGAAAGTGGAATTGAAAGAGCGCATGGTGATTATATGGGCATGTTAGCTACCGTCATCAACGGAATGGCTATGCAGGCGATGTTAGAGAAAATAGGCATTTTTACGCGTTTGCAGAGTGCCCTTCAGATGGATCAGGTTGCTGAACCGTATATCCGTAGAAGAGCGATCCGCCACCTGGAAAAAAACAGGGTAGTTATCTTTGGTGCCGGAACCGGTAATCCCTATTTTACTACAGATACCGGTGGCTCTCTGCGCGCAATAGAAATCAAGGCAGACGTAATCCTGAAAGGCACGCGGGTAGATGGTATCTATACGGCGGATCCCGAAAAAGATCCATCTGCCGTTAAATACGAAACGATTGGGTACAAGGAGTGCATTGATAACAATCTTAAAATCATGGATATGACGGCCTTTACGCTTTGTATGGAAAATAAGTTGCCGATCATTGTATTTGATATGAACAAGCCAGGTAACCTGCGTGCCGTTATTGAGGGCAAGAATGTAGGCACACTGGTTACACAATAA